The Methanocella arvoryzae MRE50 genome includes a region encoding these proteins:
- a CDS encoding carboxypeptidase-like regulatory domain-containing protein produces the protein MLPVRPVTLALIMLIALFYCTMAPAWAQSPFPDGVRFADTGTVMQAGQNYSIVLQVLLDGGDYPRGSIGIYLESNNTSVLDIPGSAMVATDQNGTAVYNLSPGEVKPGTAKVTAILLDKRTGVRASKNYTIVSLGDITGFVLDSAGEPVPVAKVTLYQPVNGTMQVYPVAGNPTYSASNETGIPGAFALAGVPYGTYYLEASFADQASGINYTLDGSGQPVNVTIAGYTIATPAPTPTTTPTSAVSPSPTMIPTATETPAPTSSGDSGRQVLWIGGLAIALTIIIIAVVLLTRKK, from the coding sequence ATGCTACCTGTACGCCCTGTTACCTTAGCGCTGATTATGCTGATCGCACTGTTTTACTGTACAATGGCCCCGGCATGGGCCCAGAGCCCTTTCCCTGATGGCGTCCGCTTCGCAGACACAGGTACTGTTATGCAGGCTGGCCAGAACTACAGTATAGTCTTACAGGTCCTGCTGGACGGCGGCGATTATCCTCGTGGTAGCATTGGCATTTACCTTGAGTCTAACAACACCTCCGTGCTCGATATTCCGGGTTCGGCCATGGTTGCGACCGACCAGAATGGCACTGCTGTATACAACCTGTCCCCCGGCGAGGTAAAGCCCGGCACGGCAAAGGTGACCGCCATCCTGCTGGACAAGCGCACGGGCGTCAGAGCATCTAAAAACTACACTATCGTCAGCCTGGGGGACATTACCGGCTTCGTGCTGGATTCAGCCGGCGAGCCTGTGCCTGTCGCCAAAGTCACGCTATACCAGCCGGTGAACGGCACGATGCAAGTATACCCTGTGGCAGGGAACCCGACTTATTCGGCAAGTAACGAGACTGGCATTCCGGGCGCTTTCGCGCTGGCGGGAGTCCCTTACGGCACTTACTACCTTGAAGCCAGCTTCGCAGATCAGGCCTCCGGCATCAACTATACTCTGGATGGCTCCGGTCAGCCGGTGAACGTCACGATTGCAGGCTACACGATCGCTACTCCTGCACCGACTCCGACTACGACTCCGACGTCGGCTGTATCGCCCTCTCCAACTATGATTCCGACTGCGACTGAGACTCCGGCACCCACCTCGTCCGGAGATAGCGGCAGGCAGGTACTCTGGATAGGCGGGCTTGCGATAGCCTTGACGATCATTATCATTGCAGTTGTCCTGCTGACGAGGAAAAAATAA
- a CDS encoding AIR synthase-related protein has product MDIEGYAKRGLVKRDPDLLEKLTDRILEIKNISRESAERLAGAVITEAKATLDVKDDIIAMQPCGVTMGEFGVGSRGRGDFYAHKKIAEVIGKTSAVCDSGQMDDSGVVKAGGKFVVVTVDGMHSRLSDFPFLAGFHVTRASLRDLYVMGAKPVALLSDIHIADDGDVSKIFDYTAGITTVSDLIGVPLITGSTLRIGGDMVIGERMTGCVGAVGVAEDLTARIQSRPGDVIMVSEGAGGGTVSTTALYFGMHDVVEKTMNVKFLEACKALFDHNLIGKIHAMTDVTNGGIRGDAYEIAGTANVKLVFHEEKLRKLVEPTVLRMLETLKIDYLGVSLDALLIIAPREHAEEIMSAVRSRGVAIDIVGEVQEGSGAYIVINGEEKDFTPRFRESAYTPVKKVVGEETPMTFEEMQKKVDQAAINAIRKKERMLERIRKRPDESAVDGSIQAAVPTDKIKSE; this is encoded by the coding sequence ATGGATATTGAAGGCTACGCGAAGAGAGGACTGGTAAAGCGAGACCCTGATCTGCTTGAAAAGCTGACTGATCGCATTCTCGAGATCAAGAACATTTCGAGGGAAAGCGCAGAAAGGCTCGCCGGCGCGGTGATCACCGAGGCTAAGGCGACCCTGGACGTCAAGGACGACATCATAGCGATGCAGCCTTGCGGCGTAACCATGGGAGAGTTCGGGGTCGGTTCCCGCGGCCGCGGAGACTTCTACGCCCACAAGAAAATCGCCGAAGTGATAGGCAAAACCAGCGCTGTATGCGACTCAGGCCAGATGGACGACTCCGGCGTAGTCAAGGCAGGCGGAAAGTTCGTCGTAGTCACCGTAGACGGTATGCATTCCAGGCTTTCGGACTTCCCGTTCCTGGCAGGCTTCCACGTGACCAGGGCATCGCTAAGGGACCTGTACGTGATGGGCGCAAAGCCTGTAGCACTCTTATCCGATATCCACATAGCCGATGACGGGGACGTGTCCAAGATCTTCGACTATACCGCAGGGATCACGACCGTTTCTGATCTAATCGGCGTGCCGCTCATAACCGGGAGCACGCTGCGCATCGGCGGAGACATGGTCATCGGCGAACGCATGACCGGCTGTGTCGGCGCAGTAGGCGTAGCTGAAGACCTGACCGCCCGCATCCAGTCCAGGCCGGGCGACGTAATCATGGTCAGCGAAGGCGCCGGCGGAGGCACAGTCTCCACGACTGCGCTATACTTCGGCATGCATGACGTAGTCGAGAAGACTATGAACGTCAAGTTCCTGGAAGCCTGCAAAGCCCTGTTCGATCACAACCTGATCGGCAAGATCCACGCCATGACCGACGTGACCAACGGCGGCATCAGAGGCGACGCGTACGAAATCGCCGGCACTGCAAACGTCAAGCTGGTATTCCACGAAGAGAAGCTCAGAAAGCTCGTAGAGCCGACCGTGCTCAGAATGCTGGAGACGCTCAAGATCGACTACCTTGGCGTATCGCTGGACGCGCTGCTGATCATCGCTCCGAGAGAGCATGCAGAGGAGATCATGAGCGCTGTGCGCAGCAGAGGAGTCGCAATAGACATCGTCGGCGAAGTACAGGAAGGTAGCGGCGCATACATCGTCATCAACGGCGAAGAGAAAGACTTTACCCCGAGGTTCAGGGAGTCTGCTTACACTCCTGTAAAGAAGGTAGTCGGCGAGGAAACGCCCATGACCTTCGAAGAAATGCAGAAAAAGGTCGACCAGGCGGCCATCAATGCGATTCGTAAGAAAGAGCGCATGCTGGAGCGCATTAGAAAGCGCCCTGACGAAAGTGCGGTAGATGGAAGCATCCAGGCTGCCGTGCCGACTGACAAGATCAAGTCCGAGTAA
- a CDS encoding response regulator, which yields MAKVLVVDDEVGICELIQMALTHKGHDVRYSTTGSGGIKLYSEYSPDLILLDLTLPDMDGMDFAKKVKSSEQAKNTPIILISGRILSPSEIDPALFAGVLEKPFSMSKLTDEVQKYLSKP from the coding sequence ATGGCAAAAGTGCTTGTTGTAGACGATGAAGTAGGAATTTGCGAGCTGATCCAGATGGCGCTTACCCATAAAGGCCATGACGTCCGCTATTCCACCACCGGCTCTGGTGGTATAAAGCTATACAGCGAATACTCGCCTGATCTCATACTTCTTGATCTGACGCTTCCGGATATGGATGGCATGGATTTTGCGAAGAAAGTCAAAAGTTCAGAGCAGGCGAAAAATACGCCGATTATCTTAATCTCAGGGCGTATCCTTTCCCCGTCTGAGATTGACCCGGCCCTGTTCGCGGGCGTCCTCGAAAAGCCCTTCAGCATGTCAAAGCTGACCGACGAAGTGCAGAAATACCTGTCAAAGCCCTGA
- a CDS encoding RibD family protein: protein MKRPYVEVISEMTVDGKLTLKRGLSSKIIMGLMDEHSHYFLHKKRSEFDAIMVGSNTIKIDNSILTNRLATGASPIRVIPCSDGSIPLTANVLNKDAPTLICVSEKADACRVEAIRNTGAEVVICGRDRIDIDLLMDTLYNRGIRRLMVEGGPTLIWQLISRKMIDHITLIQIPYIIGGDSTPSLVGGPGVDSIDKVVQVNLTDFYKVGNHLITEYDLYYNGKNE from the coding sequence ATGAAGCGGCCGTACGTGGAAGTCATATCGGAGATGACGGTTGATGGCAAGCTCACGCTAAAGCGGGGCCTGTCCAGTAAGATCATCATGGGGCTGATGGACGAGCACAGCCACTATTTCTTACACAAGAAGAGATCTGAGTTCGACGCTATCATGGTAGGCAGCAACACGATCAAGATCGACAATTCGATCCTGACCAACCGGCTTGCCACTGGCGCCAGCCCGATCCGCGTCATACCTTGTTCCGACGGCTCTATACCGCTCACCGCAAACGTGCTCAATAAGGATGCTCCCACGCTGATCTGCGTCTCGGAAAAAGCCGATGCGTGCCGGGTGGAGGCGATCAGAAACACAGGCGCAGAAGTCGTGATCTGCGGCAGGGACAGGATCGACATCGACCTGCTCATGGATACGCTCTACAACAGGGGAATCCGGCGCTTGATGGTAGAAGGCGGGCCGACGCTGATATGGCAGCTTATCAGCCGCAAGATGATCGACCACATCACGCTGATCCAGATCCCGTACATCATCGGCGGGGACAGCACCCCCTCGCTGGTAGGCGGCCCTGGCGTGGACAGCATCGACAAGGTCGTGCAGGTAAACCTGACAGACTTTTACAAAGTAGGCAATCACCTGATCACAGAGTACGATCTCTACTATAACGGAAAAAATGAATAG
- a CDS encoding SAM hydrolase/SAM-dependent halogenase family protein — translation MPGIVTITTDFGDIYPGVMKGVIACISAHVRTIDITNAIPAGDIRQGAFILQYASLSFPRGTVHLAVVDPGVGSSRRALVILGEEYCFVGPDNGLLLPAARAQGQFRAYEITDLEFYRKAVSPVFHGRDVFAPAAAMIAAGESVPGLREIFDPVDLDFGTSALTEDGIRGQVIYVDPFGNVITNIGGDVIGGLLFLGDTVEINGASATYVTTYHDGGAGDLLLLKGSHGMAEIAINGDRASEYTGLGAGDDILISVKDRHPAGR, via the coding sequence ATGCCGGGCATAGTGACTATTACCACTGATTTCGGGGATATCTACCCGGGCGTCATGAAAGGCGTTATCGCATGCATATCCGCCCACGTCAGGACAATCGACATAACGAACGCCATTCCCGCCGGAGATATCAGGCAGGGTGCTTTTATCCTGCAGTACGCCAGCCTCAGCTTTCCTAGAGGTACTGTCCACCTTGCAGTCGTTGACCCCGGGGTAGGGAGCAGCCGGAGGGCGCTCGTCATCCTCGGAGAGGAATACTGTTTCGTGGGCCCGGATAACGGGCTGCTGTTGCCGGCTGCCAGGGCCCAGGGGCAGTTCAGGGCTTACGAGATCACTGATCTGGAATTCTACCGAAAAGCGGTAAGCCCCGTTTTTCACGGGAGAGACGTGTTTGCGCCTGCGGCAGCCATGATAGCAGCGGGAGAGAGTGTACCAGGGCTCAGAGAAATTTTCGACCCGGTCGATCTGGACTTCGGAACCTCGGCCCTCACGGAGGATGGCATTAGAGGACAGGTCATCTACGTGGACCCGTTCGGCAACGTGATCACTAACATTGGAGGAGATGTTATCGGCGGCCTGCTGTTCCTCGGCGACACGGTAGAGATTAACGGCGCTTCGGCAACCTACGTAACCACATATCACGACGGAGGGGCCGGGGACCTGCTTCTGCTGAAGGGCAGCCACGGCATGGCGGAGATAGCGATCAACGGTGACAGAGCATCAGAGTACACCGGTCTCGGGGCGGGAGACGATATTCTGATCAGCGTCAAAGACCGGCACCCGGCCGGCCGGTAA
- a CDS encoding winged helix-turn-helix domain-containing protein: protein MEILKTLSYVGTMDVLFTICKGKTKFTDIMFETELNPGILNRLLKTLLTAGILNKDRDGYHLSERGAKIVLYTLKILDTETEMPNQDYRALIQILSDRVEQQAGTA, encoded by the coding sequence ATGGAAATATTGAAGACCCTGTCATACGTGGGGACGATGGACGTACTGTTTACCATCTGCAAGGGGAAAACCAAATTCACCGATATTATGTTTGAGACAGAGCTGAATCCGGGCATCCTGAACCGCCTGCTCAAGACGCTGCTGACGGCAGGCATCCTCAACAAGGACCGGGACGGATATCACCTGTCTGAGAGAGGCGCCAAGATCGTCCTCTATACGCTAAAAATACTTGACACTGAGACCGAAATGCCTAACCAGGACTACAGAGCCCTGATCCAGATCCTGAGCGATCGAGTCGAGCAACAGGCTGGTACGGCATAA